The proteins below come from a single Rhinoraja longicauda isolate Sanriku21f chromosome 5, sRhiLon1.1, whole genome shotgun sequence genomic window:
- the fbxo16 gene encoding F-box only protein 16 isoform X1, with translation MTFAPLKIMNGPKMQTKMSTWTPLNHQPTNEKVFGERGELLGKWFDKWTDTQRRKILLDLFKRCSVSQLKFCDQHLRSRVPMEALDFTCFLPRVLALYIFSFLDPRSLCRCAQVNWHWKDLAELDQLWMPKCLRLGWYIRFSPTPYEQRIWKRHYIEMVKELNVTKPKTPPKEEFIVAEVHPLSKDPADQKLSTTRSPTGKAQPELPPWRGSDRHPTDTVRFNYLDNSSPIELTGKKKGSQTTPDIRQSHDRKKHPSATYRMRKVKSLMCMSLDFNFNQKRQLRPVWASRSAVGGFVSKEEVNALTQSSEWNAGIRPAPVRPAIPFMSEKGCKASLRTQRSTPSCPLFESQPWQVPETERTGDEE, from the exons ATGACATTTGCACCATTGAAGATCATGAACGGGCCTAAAATGCAGACTAAGATGAGCACATGGACACCCCTGAACCATCAACCTACCAATGAGAAG GTCTTTGGAGAAAGAGGAGAACTACTTGGGAAATGG TTTGATAAGTGGACTGATACACAGCGTCGCAAGATTCTTCTCGATCTGTTTAAAAGATGCTCCGTCTCTCAGCTGAAGTTTTGTGACCAACATTTGCGCAGTAGAGTTCCAATGGAAGCTTTGGACTTCACATGTTTCCTTCCCAGAGTGCTGGCTTTGTACATCTTCTCCTTCTTGGATCCAAGAAGCCTTTGTCGATGTGCACAG GTGAACTGGCATTGGAAAGATCTGGCTGAACTGGACCAACTCTGGATGCCCAAATGCCTGAGACTAGGTTGGTATATCAGATTCTCGCCTACTCCCTATGAACAAAGAATCTGGAAAAGGCACTACATTGAGATGGTGAAGGAGCTGAATGTGACCAAGCCAAAG ACTCCACCCAAAGAAGAGTTTATTGTCGCAGAAGTCCATCCATTATCAAAGGATCCAGCAGACCAAAAGCTGTCCACAACGCGGTCCCCCACTGGGAAAGCTCAGCCTGAGCTCCCACCCTGGCGTGGGTCAGACAGGCATCCGACAGATACCGTACGTTTCAACTATCTGGACAACAGCAGCCCCATTGAGCTAACTGG GAAAAAGAAGGGCAGTCAAACCACCCCTGATATTCGACAGAGTCACGACAGAAAGAAGCATCCATCGGCAACCTATAGAATGCGTAAAGTAAAATCACTG ATGTGCATGTCCCTTGACTTTAACTTCAATCAAAAACGCCAACTTCGTCCAGTCTGGGCAAGTCGTAGTGCAGTGGGAGGTTTTGTTTCTAAGGAAGAAGTCAATGCATTAACCCAAAGTTCTGAGTGGAATGCTGGTATTCGACCAGCACCAGTTCGACCAGCTATTCCATTCATGAGTGAAAAAGGATGTAAAGCTTCTTTGCGGACTCAGAGGAGCACCCCCT CCTGCCCACTCTTTGAGAGTCAGCCATGGCAAGTTCCTGAAACTGAGAGAACCGGTGATGAAGAATGA
- the fbxo16 gene encoding F-box only protein 16 isoform X2: MTFAPLKIMNGPKMQTKMSTWTPLNHQPTNEKVFGERGELLGKWFDKWTDTQRRKILLDLFKRCSVSQLKFCDQHLRSRVPMEALDFTCFLPRVLALYIFSFLDPRSLCRCAQVNWHWKDLAELDQLWMPKCLRLGWYIRFSPTPYEQRIWKRHYIEMVKELNVTKPKTPPKEEFIVAEVHPLSKDPADQKLSTTRSPTGKAQPELPPWRGSDRHPTDTVRFNYLDNSSPIELTGKKKGSQTTPDIRQSHDRKKHPSATYRMRKVKSLPAHSLRVSHGKFLKLREPVMKNEGLNHVEQRQAPSTGCAG; this comes from the exons ATGACATTTGCACCATTGAAGATCATGAACGGGCCTAAAATGCAGACTAAGATGAGCACATGGACACCCCTGAACCATCAACCTACCAATGAGAAG GTCTTTGGAGAAAGAGGAGAACTACTTGGGAAATGG TTTGATAAGTGGACTGATACACAGCGTCGCAAGATTCTTCTCGATCTGTTTAAAAGATGCTCCGTCTCTCAGCTGAAGTTTTGTGACCAACATTTGCGCAGTAGAGTTCCAATGGAAGCTTTGGACTTCACATGTTTCCTTCCCAGAGTGCTGGCTTTGTACATCTTCTCCTTCTTGGATCCAAGAAGCCTTTGTCGATGTGCACAG GTGAACTGGCATTGGAAAGATCTGGCTGAACTGGACCAACTCTGGATGCCCAAATGCCTGAGACTAGGTTGGTATATCAGATTCTCGCCTACTCCCTATGAACAAAGAATCTGGAAAAGGCACTACATTGAGATGGTGAAGGAGCTGAATGTGACCAAGCCAAAG ACTCCACCCAAAGAAGAGTTTATTGTCGCAGAAGTCCATCCATTATCAAAGGATCCAGCAGACCAAAAGCTGTCCACAACGCGGTCCCCCACTGGGAAAGCTCAGCCTGAGCTCCCACCCTGGCGTGGGTCAGACAGGCATCCGACAGATACCGTACGTTTCAACTATCTGGACAACAGCAGCCCCATTGAGCTAACTGG GAAAAAGAAGGGCAGTCAAACCACCCCTGATATTCGACAGAGTCACGACAGAAAGAAGCATCCATCGGCAACCTATAGAATGCGTAAAGTAAAATCACTG CCTGCCCACTCTTTGAGAGTCAGCCATGGCAAGTTCCTGAAACTGAGAGAACCGGTGATGAAGAATGAAGGATTAAACCACGTGGAACAGAGACAAGCCCCATCAACTGGTTGCGCTGGTTAG